From Campylobacter concisus, a single genomic window includes:
- a CDS encoding DNA-binding response regulator: MRILIVEDEVTLNKTIAEGLQEFGYQTDSSENFKDAEYYIGIRNYDLVLTDWMLQDGDGIDLINIIKHKSPRTSVVVLSAKDDKESEIKALRAGADDYIKKPFDFDILVARLEARLRFGGTNIIKIDELIINPDEEKITYLGRDIELKGKPFEVLTHLARHSDQIVSKEQLLDAIWEEPELVTPNVIEVAINQIRQKMDKPLNISTIETVRRRGYRFCFPKKA, encoded by the coding sequence ATGCGTATTTTAATAGTTGAAGATGAAGTGACGCTAAATAAGACGATTGCTGAGGGCTTGCAGGAGTTTGGCTATCAAACTGATAGCTCTGAAAATTTTAAAGATGCTGAGTACTATATAGGCATCAGAAATTACGATCTAGTTTTAACTGATTGGATGCTCCAAGATGGTGATGGCATAGATCTTATAAACATCATCAAACATAAATCTCCACGCACTTCAGTTGTAGTTCTTTCTGCAAAAGACGACAAAGAAAGCGAAATAAAAGCACTTAGAGCTGGTGCTGATGACTATATCAAAAAACCATTTGATTTTGACATCTTAGTAGCTAGACTTGAAGCTAGACTACGCTTTGGCGGCACAAATATTATAAAAATTGACGAGCTTATCATCAATCCAGATGAGGAGAAAATCACATATTTGGGTCGTGATATTGAGCTTAAGGGCAAACCTTTTGAAGTCCTAACTCATCTTGCAAGACACTCAGATCAGATCGTATCTAAAGAGCAACTGCTTGATGCTATCTGGGAAGAGCCAGAGCTTGTAACTCCAAACGTCATTGAAGTCGCTATCAACCAAATCCGCCAAAAAATGGATAAACCGCTAAATATTTCAACAATTGAAACTGTTAGAAGACGCGGATATAGATTTTGTTTTCCCAAAAAAGCCTAA
- a CDS encoding dihydroneopterin aldolase, with amino-acid sequence MKSEMTTIIKDYKFETIIGMLDFERVAKQEVQMNLEICSTSFIDYVLIIDFVKNFYNEKQFQSVEESLEETSKALKEKFSSLTSLKMEILKTEILPNAVVGAKINTIF; translated from the coding sequence ATGAAAAGCGAGATGACGACGATCATTAAAGATTATAAATTTGAAACGATCATCGGAATGCTTGATTTTGAGCGAGTCGCTAAGCAAGAGGTGCAAATGAATCTAGAAATTTGTTCAACTAGTTTTATTGATTATGTTTTAATTATTGACTTTGTTAAAAATTTTTATAATGAAAAACAGTTCCAAAGCGTTGAAGAGTCTCTTGAAGAAACCAGCAAAGCGTTAAAAGAGAAATTTAGCTCACTAACTAGCCTTAAAATGGAAATTTTAAAAACTGAAATTTTACCAAATGCAGTTGTTGGAGCAAAAATAAACACTATTTTTTAA
- a CDS encoding glycerol-3-phosphate acyltransferase: MQNLILYAVSYLLGSIPSGLILAKIFGHVDIKNEGSKSIGATNVLRVLKQKDPKLAKKLAILTIVCDVLKGVLPLMVASSLGASQSVLWTMAVLSVAGHCFSIFLGFQGGKGVATGAGVIAFFLPVEIIIALAVWFVVGKFLKISSLASLCALIALIASSFIIHPDLDEIYTHAPILIIAFLVVYKHIPNIVRLISGKEKKVV, translated from the coding sequence ATGCAAAATTTAATACTTTATGCCGTTAGTTATTTGCTTGGAAGTATTCCATCTGGTCTGATTCTTGCAAAAATTTTTGGGCATGTCGATATAAAAAATGAAGGTAGCAAGAGCATCGGTGCAACAAATGTTTTAAGAGTTTTAAAACAAAAAGATCCAAAATTAGCCAAAAAACTAGCCATTTTAACGATAGTTTGTGATGTTTTAAAGGGCGTTTTACCACTCATGGTCGCCTCTTCTCTTGGTGCAAGCCAAAGCGTGCTTTGGACTATGGCGGTTTTAAGTGTGGCAGGACATTGTTTTTCTATATTTTTAGGCTTTCAAGGTGGCAAAGGCGTGGCAACTGGAGCTGGAGTAATCGCATTTTTCTTACCAGTTGAGATCATTATTGCTCTAGCTGTTTGGTTTGTGGTCGGAAAATTTTTAAAAATTAGCTCTCTTGCTTCACTTTGTGCGTTGATAGCTCTGATTGCATCAAGCTTTATAATCCACCCGGATTTAGATGAAATTTATACACACGCTCCGATACTAATCATCGCATTTTTGGTGGTTTATAAACATATACCAAATATCGTTCGTTTAATATCCGGTAAGGAGAAAAAAGTCGTATGA
- a CDS encoding pilus assembly protein PilZ: MDFKGRQELVINCEDSILKLRDKFIDDGIKFCRQLTFIVPHDQVKICLENIFDTLLIQKPNAMQLQDDLNNLIPKSNARDELINFLLLNLTLNFSHSCDNSTFVGYFVNAVSRIKEILCGAKDQQETNVKDMIETGTFFYEDPINTFTRMKKAKVRPELLNLYDGLNIKYEAEILEVKEDSVVFRVDMMQILAMKQDGKGFILPNSFFSKPLCADIINYNITDKSVTFSNFLLNTTMYAYKRKFQRILPNRFTKTIIKGKQDKIEGSLYDVSEGGISVLSSQSANFKGNEELEVNFGLLMSEKMVKRVSLRLKLVTEITYKGYIRYCMKLIDDDETIKDFTQKRIKETLDELRSRINLYE, translated from the coding sequence ATGGATTTTAAAGGCAGGCAAGAGCTTGTAATAAATTGCGAAGATAGCATACTTAAATTAAGAGATAAATTTATCGACGATGGTATCAAATTTTGTAGACAGCTAACATTTATCGTACCGCACGATCAGGTAAAAATTTGTCTTGAAAACATTTTTGATACACTGCTTATTCAAAAGCCAAATGCTATGCAACTACAAGATGATTTAAATAATCTAATACCAAAATCAAACGCAAGAGACGAATTAATAAATTTCCTACTTTTAAATTTGACTTTAAATTTTAGTCACTCTTGCGACAATAGCACCTTCGTAGGTTATTTCGTAAATGCCGTTTCAAGAATCAAAGAAATTTTATGTGGTGCCAAAGACCAGCAAGAAACAAATGTAAAAGATATGATTGAAACCGGAACATTTTTTTATGAAGATCCGATCAATACATTCACTCGCATGAAAAAAGCCAAGGTAAGGCCTGAGCTTTTAAATTTATATGATGGATTAAATATAAAATATGAGGCTGAAATTTTAGAAGTTAAGGAAGATAGTGTCGTTTTTCGCGTGGATATGATGCAAATTTTAGCCATGAAGCAAGACGGCAAAGGTTTTATTTTGCCAAATAGCTTTTTCTCAAAGCCTTTGTGTGCAGATATCATAAATTATAATATAACAGATAAAAGTGTTACTTTTTCAAATTTCTTGCTAAATACAACAATGTATGCGTACAAAAGAAAATTCCAACGTATTTTGCCAAATCGTTTTACTAAAACTATTATCAAAGGCAAACAAGACAAGATCGAAGGTAGCCTTTATGATGTTTCCGAAGGCGGCATAAGTGTATTAAGTTCACAATCTGCAAATTTTAAAGGTAACGAAGAATTAGAAGTCAATTTTGGTCTCTTGATGTCTGAAAAAATGGTAAAAAGAGTTTCTTTAAGGCTAAAATTAGTTACTGAAATAACCTATAAAGGTTACATTAGATACTGTATGAAGCTTATCGATGATGATGAAACGATAAAAGATTTTACGCAAAAGCGCATAAAAGAGACGCTTGACGAGCTTCGCTCACGTATAAATTTATACGAATAA